A window of the Megalopta genalis isolate 19385.01 chromosome 2, iyMegGena1_principal, whole genome shotgun sequence genome harbors these coding sequences:
- the LOC117227191 gene encoding tubulin beta-1 chain, which translates to MREIVHIQAGQCGNQIGAKFWEIISDEHGIDPTGTYHGDSDLQLERINVYYNEASGGKYVPRAILVDLEPGTMDSVRSGPFGQIFRPDNFVFGQSGAGNNWAKGHYTEGAELVDSVLDVVRKEAESCDCLQGFQLTHSLGGGTGSGMGTLLISKIREEYPDRIMNTYSVVPSPKVSDTVVEPYNATLSVHQLVENTDETYCIDNEALYDICFRTLKLSTPTYGDLNHLVSLTMSGVTTCLRFPGQLNADLRKLAVNMVPFPRLHFFMPGFAPLTSRGSQQYRALSVPELTQQMFDAKNMMAACDPRHGRYLTVAAIFRGRMSMKEVDEQMLNIQNKNSSYFVEWIPNNVKTAVCDIPPRGLKMSATFIGNSTAIQELFKRISEQFTAMFRRKAFLHWYTGEGMDEMEFTEAESNMNDLVSEYQQYQEATADEDAEFDEEQEAEVDEN; encoded by the exons ATGAGGGAAATCGTCCACATTCAAGCTGGCCAGTGCGGAAACCAAATTGGCGCTAAG TTTTGGGAAATAATCAGCGACGAGCATGGCATCGACCCGACTGGAACCTACCACGGAGACTCGGATCTCCAGTTGGAACGCATCAACGTTTACTACAATGAAGCCTCCGGCGGCAAATATGTACCACGCGCCATCCTCGTCGATCTTGAGCCAGGAACCATGGACTCCGTCCGCTCGGGACCTTTCGGACAGATCTTCAGACCCGACAACTTCGTGTTCGGTCAGTCTGGAGCTGGCAACAACTGGGCGAAAGGACACTACACCGAAGGCGCTGAGTTGGTAGACTCTGTGCTCGACGTAGTCAGGAAGGAGGCTGAGAGCTGCGACTGCCTGCAAGGTTTTCAGCTGACCCACTCCCTCGGCGGCGGCACCGGTTCCGGTATGGGTACCCTGCTGATCTCAAAGATCCGCGAGGAATACCCCGACAGAATCATGAACACATACTCAGTCGTCCCGTCTCCGAAAGTATCGGACACTGTCGTCGAACCGTACAATGCCACTCTCTCCGTTCATCAACTCGTCGAGAACACGGACGAAACCTACTGTATTGACAACGAGGCCCTGTACGATATCTGCTTCCGCACTCTGAAACTGTCCACGCCCACCTACGGTGACCTGAACCATCTCGTATCCCTCACAATGTCCGGCGTGACGACCTGCCTCAGGTTCCCCGGTCAGCTGAACGCTGACTTGAGAAAACTCGCCGTCAACATGGTACCGTTCCCGCGTCTCCACTTCTTCATGCCCGGATTCGCTCCTCTGACCTCACGCGGCAGCCAACAGTACAGAGCACTCTCGGTGCCCGAGCTCACCCAACAGATGTTCGACGCGAAGAACATGATGGCCGCGTGCGACCCCAGACACGGAAGGTACCTCACGGTAGCCGCCATCTTCCGTGGCAGGATGTCGATGAAGGAGGTCGACGAACAGATGCTAAATATCCAGAACAAGAACAGCTCGTACTTCGTCGAGTGGATCCCGAACAACGTGAAGACAGCCGTCTGCGACATTCCGCCTCGTGGACTCAAGATGTCCGCGACGTTCATCGGCAACTCAACCGCCATCCAAGAGCTGTTCAAGAGAATCTCCGAGCAGTTCACCGCCATGTTCAGGAGAAAGGCTTTCCTCCATTGGTACACCGGAGAGGGTATGGACGAGATGGAGTTCACCGAAGCCGAGTCGAACATGAACGATCTGGTCTCAGAGTACCAGCAATACCAGGAAGCTACCGCGGACGAGGACGCAGAGTTCGACGAGGAACAAGAGGCCGAGGTCGACGAGAACTAA
- the LOC117227196 gene encoding kxDL motif-containing protein CG10681 isoform X2, whose protein sequence is MATAQGTPESDTGSFECFQNYTAPEVFIQGLAGIVDQQDVESMIRAQKQMLQRFEKTNEMLTNCNQLSVNRLKTAGLEFKKHTALLIEMKKDLDYIFKRIRIAKNKLSQQYPQAFNEAVRSSLAEEVIVEDVDCPVKPLEPEIVPLPTTPQNVTDRDPDSDAMVRDPLSRSSSNETIVTVGTPTVAAT, encoded by the exons atgGCAACTGCACAAGGCACACCAGAATCGGATACGGGGAGTTTCGAATGCTTCCAAAATTACACCGCGCCGGAAGTATTTATACAGGGTTTGGCTGGTATCGTCGATCAACAGGACGTAGAATCTATGATAAGAGCTCAGAAGCAAAT GCTGCAGAGATTTGAGAAGACCAACGAGATGCTAACAAATTGCAACCAGTTATCTGTAAATAGACTAAAGACTGCTGGATTGGAGTTCAAGAAGCACACGGCCTTGTTGATTGAGATGAAGAAGGATTTGGATTACATTTTCAAAAGGATTCGTATCGCAAAGAACAAACTGAGTCAGCAGTATCCTCAAGCATTCAATG AGGCTGTAAGAAGCAGCCTGGCAGAAGAAGTAATAGTGGAGGACGTGGACTGCCCAGTAAAACCGCTGGAACCCGAAATCGTTCCATTACCGACCACACCGCAAAATGTTACTGATCGAGATCCAGATTCTGATG CCATGGTACGCGATCCGCTAAGTAGATCATCATCAAATGAGACTATCGTTACAGTCGGCACACCTACCGTGGCTGCAACGTAA
- the vih gene encoding ubiquitin conjugating enzyme vih gives MAQNINPFYSSQNAPNKATEEKQTIPKDNHAVSKRLQKELMVLMMCTEKGVSAFPDGENLFKWIGTITGPTDTVYAGLTYKLTLEFPHSYPYSAPIVRFATPCFHPNVDEVGNICLDILKDKWSALYDVRTILLSIQSLLSEPNNKSPLNPQAAHLWSDQTEYKKHLIEEYNRALIHGQQDS, from the exons ATGGCACAGAATATAAATCCATTTTATTCGTCTCAGAATGCGCCGAACAAAGCGACCGAGGAAAAACAGACCATACCGAAAGATAACCATGCAGTTAGTAAACG ACTGCAGAAGGAACTTATGGTTTTGATGATGTGCACGGAGAAAGGTGTCTCAGCCTTTCCCGATGGAGAAAATTTATTCAAATGGATTGGAACGATCACAGGACCAACGGACACT GTTTATGCAGGCCTTACGTACAAGTTGACATTGGAATTTCCTCACAGTTATCCATACAGTGCTCCAATAGTACGTTTTGCAACACCTTGTTTTCATCCAAATGTAGATGAAGTAGGTAACATTTGTTTGGACATACTAAAAGATAAATGGAGTGCTTTATACGATGTGCGTACTATATTGTTATCTATACAGTCTCTTCTTAGTG AACCTAACAATAAAAGCCCACTGAATCCTCAAGCAGCCCACCTGTGGAGCGATCAAACAGAGTACAAGAAACACTTGATAGAAGAGTATAATAGAGCATTGATCCATGGTCAACAAGACTCATGA
- the LOC117227196 gene encoding kxDL motif-containing protein CG10681 isoform X1, whose amino-acid sequence MATAQGTPESDTGSFECFQNYTAPEVFIQGLAGIVDQQDVESMIRAQKQMLQRFEKTNEMLTNCNQLSVNRLKTAGLEFKKHTALLIEMKKDLDYIFKRIRIAKNKLSQQYPQAFNEAVRSSLAEEVIVEDVDCPVKPLEPEIVPLPTTPQNVTDRDPDSDVPVEEFQFAKLRKRRIKSNDSSSTESNNDHSNAETSSCTSDTG is encoded by the exons atgGCAACTGCACAAGGCACACCAGAATCGGATACGGGGAGTTTCGAATGCTTCCAAAATTACACCGCGCCGGAAGTATTTATACAGGGTTTGGCTGGTATCGTCGATCAACAGGACGTAGAATCTATGATAAGAGCTCAGAAGCAAAT GCTGCAGAGATTTGAGAAGACCAACGAGATGCTAACAAATTGCAACCAGTTATCTGTAAATAGACTAAAGACTGCTGGATTGGAGTTCAAGAAGCACACGGCCTTGTTGATTGAGATGAAGAAGGATTTGGATTACATTTTCAAAAGGATTCGTATCGCAAAGAACAAACTGAGTCAGCAGTATCCTCAAGCATTCAATG AGGCTGTAAGAAGCAGCCTGGCAGAAGAAGTAATAGTGGAGGACGTGGACTGCCCAGTAAAACCGCTGGAACCCGAAATCGTTCCATTACCGACCACACCGCAAAATGTTACTGATCGAGATCCAGATTCTGATG TGCCGGTCGAGGAGTTTCAGTTTGCAAAGCTGCGGAAGCGACGAATAAAGAGCAACGATAGTTCGTCGACGGAGAGCAACAACGATCACAGTAACGCCGAAACGTCCTCCTGCACGTCCGACACCGGTTAG
- the LOC117227195 gene encoding serine hydrolase BPHL, translated as MLVMAATFCRHFVQKLSIARHVKSFAASVSEISGNRDDQERKVNVNGVDINYLKVGTGDHAVLLLPGVAGSIWSHFKPQIEGFDRQKFTIVAWEPVGYGKSRPPDRTFPDDFLQRDAIDARDLMKVLGFTKFSVVGWSDGGITVLFLAAMFPENVRKMVCFAGNAYITPTEIEIYKKSRDFDSWSEKRRASMITVYGEEYSRKLWADWVDACDRIYEKQNGNLCKELLPKIRCPTFLLHGAKDRMVLAEHPLYLKQHIHGAKLKIMEEGRHSIHLQYPKEFNDLVTEFLLE; from the exons ATGTTAGTGATGGCAGCGACATTTTGCCGACATTTCGTGCAGAAACTATCGATCGCACGACATGTTAAATCTTTCGCAGCATCCGTGTCAGAAATTTCGGGAAATCGAGATGATCAG GAACGAAAAGTTAACGTGAACGGAGTCGACATCAATTATCTCAAGGTTGGAACTGGCGACCACGCTGTCCTGCTTCTACCCGGTGTAGCAG GTTCAATATGGTCCCACTTCAAGCCTCAGATAGAGGGTTTCGACCGGCAGAAGTTTACCATAGTCGCATGGGAGCCCGTGGGCTACGGGAAATCAAGGCCACCGGACAGAACCTTCCCGGACGATTTTTTGCAACGCGATGCCATTGATGCTCGCGATCTAATGAAGGTTTTAGGGTTCACAAAGTTCTCAGTAGTTGGATGGAGCGACGGTGGCATAACCGTGCTGTTCCTCGCTGCGATGTTCCCCGAGAACGTCCGGAAAATGGTGTGCTTCGCAGGGAACGCCTACATAACACCGACGGAAATCGAAATTTACAAAA AGTCCAGGGACTTCGACAGTTGGTCTGAGAAGCGGCGAGCGTCAATGATAACGGTCTATGGCGAGGAGTATTCGCGAAAATTGTGGGCCGACTGGGTCGACGCTTGCGACAGAATTTATGAAAAGCAGAATGGCAATTTATGCAAGGAATTGCTGCCGAAAATTCGATGTCCTACTTTCTTGCTCCACGGGGCCAAGGACCGCATGGTACTCGCGGAGCATCCTCTTTACCTGAAGCAACACATCCACGGCGCCAA GTTGAAGATCATGGAGGAAGGTCGGCACAGTATTCACCTGCAGTACCCCAAGGAGTTCAACGATCTCGTCACCGAATTTCTGCTCGAGTAA